CGCCGCACCCGCCCCGGGCGTCCGCCCGATCCGGCGCGGCACCCCGGCGCGTTACCGTTCCCCCATGGGCCCCAGGACCGGGCTGGCCGCCGTGAGCGCCGCCCTGCTCGCCATGAACCGCACCCTTCAGGTGCGCGACGTGCTGCAGACGATCGTCGGCTCGGCCCGTGAGCTGCTCGACGCCCGCTACGCGGCCCTCGGCATCCCCGACGGCAACGGGGGCTTCGCCCAGTTCCTCGTGGACGGCATCAGCGAGCGGCAGTGGAAGGCCATCGGCCCGCTGCCGCGTCAGCACGGCATCCTCGCCGCGATGCTCCACGGCGCCACCCCCGTCCGCCTCGCCGACGTCCGCCAGGACCCCCGCTTCGAGGGCTGGCCCGCCGCGCACCCCGAGATGTCCGACTTCCTGGGCATGCCCATCGCGGACGGCGAAGAGGTCCTCGGCGCCCTCTTCCTGGCGAACAAACGCTGCCCGCCCGGCCGCCGCCGCCCCGACGGCTGCGCCTTCAGCGCCGACGACGAGCAGCTGCTGCGCCTCCTCGCCGAGCACGCCGCCATCGCCCTCACCAACGCCAGGCTCTACGAGCGCAGCCGCGAGCTGACCATCGCCGACGAGCGCGCCCGTCTCGCCCACGAGCTGCACGACGCCGTCGCCCAGAAGCTCTTCTCCCTGCGCCTGACCGCCCAGGCCGCCGCCGCCCTGGTGGACCGGGACCCCGAGCGCGCCCGCAGCGAGCTGCGCGAGGTCACCACTCTCGCCGCCGAGGCCG
Above is a window of Streptomyces sp. NBC_01803 DNA encoding:
- a CDS encoding GAF domain-containing sensor histidine kinase, with the translated sequence MGPRTGLAAVSAALLAMNRTLQVRDVLQTIVGSARELLDARYAALGIPDGNGGFAQFLVDGISERQWKAIGPLPRQHGILAAMLHGATPVRLADVRQDPRFEGWPAAHPEMSDFLGMPIADGEEVLGALFLANKRCPPGRRRPDGCAFSADDEQLLRLLAEHAAIALTNARLYERSRELTIADERARLAHELHDAVAQKLFSLRLTAQAAAALVDRDPERARSELREVTTLAAEAADELRAAVIELRPAALDEDGLTATLRAQIQVLDRAHPARVTFDCQDTRALPPRQEAALLRVAQEALHNALRHAAAARVEVALFRRGPATVLRVADDGTGFDPVAVRTAGRHLGLVSMRDRASGVGGGLTVESTPGKGTVIEMEVPGG